One Microlunatus soli genomic window carries:
- a CDS encoding TIGR03086 family metal-binding protein produces the protein MTYTSTDPRRQICAALDQTQRQVDAVHPSQLALPTPCAEFDLKMLLAHLVAVLRKLTLVGDGRDMTLVTDPANDVVEECADVFRSARSEFDQVWAADGKLGEDFALVWGTMTRNELLDAYTHEFTVHAWDLAQVTGRRVELDPVLAHAALD, from the coding sequence ATGACCTATACATCGACTGATCCGCGACGACAGATTTGCGCAGCCCTCGACCAAACCCAGCGTCAGGTCGACGCGGTGCACCCGTCCCAGCTGGCCCTGCCCACGCCATGTGCCGAGTTTGATCTGAAGATGCTGTTGGCCCACCTCGTCGCAGTGCTCCGCAAGCTCACGCTCGTCGGCGACGGCCGCGACATGACTCTGGTCACCGATCCGGCCAACGACGTCGTCGAGGAGTGTGCCGATGTCTTCCGAAGTGCCCGCAGCGAGTTCGATCAGGTCTGGGCGGCGGATGGAAAGCTCGGCGAGGACTTCGCGTTGGTCTGGGGGACGATGACCAGGAATGAGCTGCTGGACGCCTACACCCACGAGTTCACCGTCCACGCGTGGGACCTCGCTCAGGTCACGGGCCGCAGGGTGGAGCTCGATCCGGTGTTGGCGCACGCTGCTTTGGACTGA